The Corythoichthys intestinalis isolate RoL2023-P3 chromosome 19, ASM3026506v1, whole genome shotgun sequence nucleotide sequence CGATCAAGATTCTATTTGGGCAGAGAGGGCGATCGTCGTCGAGACTTGATTGACCAAACGTTATCTTTTTATTGGCAGAATCTTTAGATGCCGTTTTTAATTAAGAAATGTCTCTATGCGGCACCGGATGTTTTGTTCAGTTCGGTCGAATGGACGGCGAGGATAAAAGCCAAAGAGAGCGGCGTGGCATTCCGGTTGCCGAGCGAGCGCCGGCCGGCCGACCTCGGGACGGGTCGCCCGGGAGGGAACATTTGCGCTCGCCTTGAAGAGGAGCGAGCTCCTTCATTAACAGGCTGCGTCTTTTCATTATCTTTTAATTTCGAGAGCGAGAAAGAAGCTTTATGTGACAAAGCACAAAAATGGATGCGTTgcccaaaaacaagaagaaaaaaaaagaaggaagtGACCGCAGGAAGTTTGTATTGATATTTTGAACTGAATGAGAAAATAACTattctcttttttgttttcaaaatatatactgtatcttcattttaaattaaagagGGGTAAAACCGGATCAAGTTTAGGATGAGGCTgcctgcgctccatcttgcttgttaggACACAcggctgctttagcctttacaggtcggtgctgagtgatcatcagatgttaaatgcaagggcgtaggtttggtctcaacaatgGTAGGGACCATataacctgcatatacactttttgctggggacgggacatttataatgatcaatgcaaaataaatctgtactgaTTCATACCAACGTTCATGTGTATTGTTTCAGCCtacactgttcaattcaaacctttttcaaaaactactaaagaaacattttgaaatcttccagaaaaaatgtccggattttaagagcaaatttaaatagcattatttgaacataaaatatattcaaatacaaaataaatacaagcttgttaatTATCTCTTAACGATCCAGGAATTTAATAACAACAttcgtcttaagaccactcaacattgtctgaataaagaaatgaaatataactgaaaaaacttctttgtcagggaataacaaaaaatacaataaaaatggaTCTGTCCTTCAGCTAAAAcagtactgcttttgtccacaagcaaaaaaaaatggaagcacctgtgggctgctttaagaccacataaattttttttaaaaaatgtttgaaaagtaaatttggggagaagggggtagacctcagttcactacatttctcagagTTAatgtaacgttaacagtagaaaacatatgcAAGAAGACCCttgtctctaagcagcttcctactcgagttttgcaggttagcaagttcaaacagtttaattttatgccaactctgatgcaggtcagactttcagtagcaaaattagtggtgtgttccccacttccacaacattgatgtctttttgcatttcttacagtggctgctactggctgggaaaaaaaacttctaatatccgcgatatctaatgtgtgtgtttgtttggctgatgacttgatgcCCCCAACAATCAAATAAGCGTTCAGGAggggaaaatggactggcacgttcagcaagtgaaaagaggtacatgtaagtctgaacataatgaaaataattcacttaataacggtGAGGTCAattacaaaaatgaaaacttatGGGAAGACAAGCTAAATGACAAAAGTCACTAtgtaacgcaaataaggttgcttaaaagttggtgggacaatttgagcatcctgaaaatttgctagtgttttgtccctcccgtccctatgcaaacctacgcccttggttaaaTGTAACTCTTCGCATTAGCTTCAGATGGCGAGGGAGCATCCTCATAAGAGACTGTACAGTCTAAAGCCGAGCCACTTGGCTTTTATGGTCAGTAAATCTAGAGGAGAGCCAGTTGGCCAAAAGACACTTCAGCGGTTTTGTTTGGTAACTGAGCAATGACTGGGAAATACCGATTGCTTGCAAATTCTTGCTAGAacggcaaaaaataaaaataatcccAGACTTCCCAGCGTTAAATGCTTGGACAATTACAATACAGTTTGTGGCTTACAAGTGGGTTTAATCGAACATGATGCAGTGCTTTTCCTGCTtgttgtgtattatcatcaccaaggtggcgttgtccttgtagacactacaatatgtACGGTTGTATCCATTTTCAttgcaaattgttttatttattcatgaacTAAAacattgaattttacagacgaaaatattttgacaaACTCAAACTAACAAAATTTGAATGAGATCTCATTgaccaaaacaagacaaaaccaTTTGGAAATGACTAAGACTTAAAATTATTTTGGTCCCAAATACTAAGACAAAatctaaaagggctgccaaaaacaacactgattaaaaGAAAGGGAAAATAATCCAATATTCTCCTCTTTGATTTttacttaaaaatatatatatatatgtgaggaaaagcggcgtggaatgaatgaatgaatgaataatccaattgaaggaatctgaccctcTAGCCAGATTGCCTGAATCACGCCAGCTGAACCGCTTGACCGGTGCTGCCGCAGCTCCAGCAACCCGGGCCCGCGAGACTCCggtaacccggccaaaaggccaagctccgcgcgttcaccttagtcttaaccctttgtactgactccattttaaaagctgaaaaaaggcttcgaaacacaagttgacaatttattctgagtcgacagcacagagggacccaggtgAGGATCCAATGTcatcatatcacaagtcaacaaaaggttcccgaggaaAAAAATGGCCACGATTAGTTGAAACATTCCATTTttggaaggctctcgcggggcgggccgtgtgcagaagaagggtgtgcttgggcgttgtttaggattagtcTGTttctggattggacaggaggattcgggagttactgttgtcagggcaacgagggttgtggattttgccacctcagcgtgaaaggggctcttggactcTTagaagtcgtgttatcagttggatatcgggcgttctccaggGTTCCTCGTGTTGGGACTGggcatcccgccatttgttctgacctgtccgggagaactgattgcaagagttggtggtgcagacgtgggcttgtcatcgtcaatcttgctcagtcagttgtatGGGGCACACGTAGGATTCCGTGCTAAGAAAGCGTCATGTATCTCGTATGCCCTATATCagcggtgggcaaactattccacaaagggctgctgtgggtgcgggtttttgttgcaacccattaagaggacaccttttcaccaatctgctgttttacacgtgcaatcagtcgattgcagtcaggtgcttctcatttctgctgaaaccgcattggttaaactatctgtgctgtgtcagttggaacaaagaccaggacccactgcggccctcgaggaccggtttgcccacccctgccctatattctgcttgcgtTCCTTAAACTATAGtacaagtgctatttattttatattggatgtgttggagtaatacaaacagtcgaacggtaaatacgagaaaagatactattccctgattgattatatattaagtgtgttagaataatacaAACAGACGGTGActatgagaaaaggtactatgtccttcaaaatgttcctttttaaaaaaaaaagaaaaatgctgctttaaaaaaaaaaaaaaaattcattaaaacaacaaagaacactttttcaattttctaaaatatttgttttcatttatgtattttgaattaaaaacggGGAGAAACAGTgctggcgttctctttcatttTGATTCTTTTAAAGATTTGAAAGGCTTTCTTTTCCCTTCTAaagataaaaagaagaaaaagaattcGCAAAGAGCACAAATAAGAAGAAAAGCCAATGTGAAAAAGCAACACAAAAGGTCAGgcgggtctttttttcccccccaagtgCTGGAAAAGCGAGCGTGCCgtcatttaattaaaacaaaaatggctTCCAGGCTTTATAATAGCAACACTTGCGCAGCTCACAAAGAGGCAACTTTTCAGAAAAGGAAGGTCAAAGTCAGtggaggacttttttttttttttgtgtgtgtcactTTTCACATTTAATTTGGCCTCAGCTCAAGCTTATTATCAGCGAGCGAGTGCACGCTAACGCAAGGGCAGCGCGCGGCTCAAAGGCGTTCGCAATATGCACTTTACAATTTTCTTATTCACTCCTCTTCAAAGAGGATTCAGGGTCCGCCAGCTGCCGGAAAGCGAGCGCCGTTCGGTCGGCGTCGGCTTGCGCTAACTCGGCTGATCCGTCGGAAGAGAGCCAACGTTCTAGGGTCGGCAAAATTATCCCTGTTGAATTGTCGTGCCGTTTTAATCGCAAAAGTAGCGATACAATTTGATTTGGTCCGAGGATATATTGGCATTTTCCGcattgccgccattgacgtctaatTCATTTTGGCAGCTGATTCTGGCCTGTTCTCAATCCTCATCTTCCTAGACTTATCTGCAGCAATTACAATTACAATTAGTCACACCACACTCCTCCACCGGCTTTCCACTATTGGCATCACCTGCACCTCGTTGAACTGGTTTTCTTCCTATCTTTCTGAGCGCAGCCAAAATATCCAACTAaagtcatttaaattcacacccTCCCGTTACCTCCGGTGTGCCTCAGGGCTCTGTCCTGGGGCCCCTACTCTTCATCATATACCTACTTCCCCTTGGCAAAATTTTTCGTAAATTCAACATCCACTTTCACTATGTCAACGACACCCAACTCTACCTCACTTCTGAACCCTCCTCCTCTCTCCCGCCCTCATCTCTGACTGATTGCATCACCGAAATAAATATCTGGTTTAGCCACTATTTCCTAAAACTTAACAGTAATAAAACTGAGGTGCTCCTCATTGGCTCTAAATTCACCATAACATATCCATTACCATCGACAACTCCACTGTTTCACCCTCCCCCGAAGTCAAGAGCCTAGGAGTAATCCTCGACAACACACTTTCCTTTCAATCGCACATCAATAACATTACCCGGACCCCACTTTCGAATTCAGTTCAAAGTTCTCCTCCTCACATTCAAGGCCATCCATAACCTCGCCCCTCCATACCTGTCCGATCTCATTCATGTTACTACTCCCTCCTGTGCCCTTAGATCCTCCTCCTCCATACAACTGTCTGCCCCCCCCTCCCTGCTCGCCTTAGCATCGACTTGGGAATTCACTCCCACCCGACCTCAGGAACACAGATTCCCTCCCCctttttcaaacaaaactcaCCTGTTGACTAGCCTATACACAATAATCACTTAGTTCTTTGCCTTTTTAACTGCCCCTATATCACTTTTAGTATTTTAAACTTCCTTATACGTTAGATACTttcattttctcacttttaatatttttaaatgattgtacggcgaccttgagtgccagaaaggtgcctttaaataaaatgtattataataataattattattattttgaccgGAGcaggcgaatgaacgaacgtcgtCCGTGGTACTCGCATGCCAGTTCTTTTTGGGTCACATCTTGTTCATAATGAGGTACTACGTTATAGtgtgacttcctgtttatttagggTCATTTGCGAGTCACTTGCTGTCCATTTTGTCCAATTCCAGGAACTGTTGTCAAAAATAACGACAGCCAATGGAGAAGCACAgaaagagtttaaaaaaaaactcattcatttgattttttttttttttaatgcacgtagtatcaaaaagttttgtttttttttttttttagtatggaTATGGAGTTGACCATTTGAGTATCGTGACAACAGCTGCCAGGCCCTAGTGATCAATTCACAGCATTGTGGCGCACATCACAGCAGAGGAGGAGGTAGGGAAAGAGAGTTAGGTACTTCTGAGCGCATGGGCAGGCTGAAGAAAAGctgtgtttttaaccaagaatgactACGTCGTAGCGTGATTAAATGCGCATGCAAGTGACATTTGGGGGCAACACCCTTTAATACTGCTTTTACCActgtacatcataaacatagctTGCGCACTCACCCTGCCCTCTAACCCCCCAATCTGAACTATTGTTGTTCTATGCCACTCCCACCTGGTGTATCCTTGCTAAGCGTAGCTAGAAAGAGCCAGCGAGTCCCAAAcacagaataataataattagagatgtgcaaaatttccaaatcttagattattcgcgattcggccgtggaagattcgagaacgattcacaaacatccaaattccgattattgaaatatgccaagtaaagcggaagtacaacacactcagcgcgccgctcggtcaatgaggaacggagcgagagtagctaaacatcatgcttctcgttACCCGGCCCCTtggataatgccaatgctcaactcacggctctagctcaactcatgccacgagataaaaaaacacacaacaacatacctgactgctgccgaaaagctgctacaaagtacatccacataatggtacggtagatatcatttatataggactagatgcaatacagattcggtagcgttagcagcacacctacaaaaagctagatgcgggcgttagtaagcggccgccatcttaaagcagtacacttccctgcatggCTATTGAGCGAACCTTCCaaacaaacctaattaactttttatctaaaatactcctaaatcggtaaaatattgacttgaatctatctttaaaatagttttaaaactttcacatgtcgaaagtagacaaaagggaaattatggaataacgggagcaattttaacaactttaacggttgattcacaacgttaaattaattgaatgtagtttaaagctgctgatacagaatggggactggagatttttatttactgttatttttgtatatttgtttactgctatatgttaactggatactgaaatagtagtttggtttagcctgagagtatttttgaacaattttggaactaatgtacaaaacatttttttttaaaaaaggaggggggtgcatcaataatcgttttaataatcgaatcggagcctctgaatcgtaatcgtaatcgaatcgttaggtgcccaaagattcccagctctaataataATAGTCTCTGACTCCCACGGAACCCCTGCTCGTCTTTCCCGTTCGGTTACGGCGGGCGGGCTGTCCCCTGGCGTCATCACATAGCCACATAGTTGAGTACAATTAACGCTTACAAGGAGTCAACACCACTCCATAAAATGTCCTCAATACCATTCAAAGCGTTTAATTAGATCCTTTAATGAATATTTGCGGCGAGCGCCAACAAACGCGGCGAGAGGCACGCCAGGCATCCTCCCTCTCGTCTTTAACGAGCCTGACGAACGGCCGGCGAGAGGGCGCCCGCTATGCCCGCTATGCCGCCGGGAATGTCGGCAATCCTCGCCCGCTCTCCGCCGCCGGCTTCTTCTTGTAAACGCGCTGATTAAGGCCGCCGGCCGACGTCGCTTAGAGGGAAATGAAGACGATAGCCCGGAGccgctcccccccccccccaattgtaAAAAGGCTTTCTCGTATGCCGCAAAAAGGGCCGACAGAATCtggaggggagaaaaaaaaaaagtgccgtcGGAACATCTTAAGGCAGCGGTAGCAAACTGGCGGGCCGACTCCGGCGTCATTTTGCAGCTCCTGAAAGTCATTGACTCATGATTTCCGATTCTGTCGTCTAGAAATTTCACATGCCCGTTGGCATCATACAAAAGATTATCATAATGAACTTTCTCCacatcatttagcatctaggtTACTATTCTAGATCAATTTAAATGAAATGATAGTGTCAagtggctaatgttttttaactaaaatcttttttttttttttttttttttttttaatatatagatTTTTATAAGTGtttgattaaattaaaattcaattcaatttgatattaatgaaaaaaattaagctGGGCCAGTTAACTCgtgtatttattcacaaaatgATTTCAACTGTGCACGGTGAGTTATATATAGTGAGAATATAATGGCACAGGACGTCCAACCCATTCAAAGTGGGATGGCTGACagtggttcattcgctgccagacggCTCCCACTTCACAAACTCAAACTATATTAGTATGCAGGTGACGTCATTTTAGCGGTGGTACTAAATGGGAACCAGCGTGAAAacaaaatgagatttttttttttttcttctattttgTGAAAAGACATTTTAACTCTACATGTGTGAGCGCATTTGGCGGCAAGCGCAGGCTCACGGGCGCGCGACCTTGGGCGTCGAAAGCCGTTAGGAAACGGAGGGTCACGGTCGGGTCTTTGCCATTATGtggctgaacaaaaaaaaaaaaaaaaaaaatgagaatgAGGATGAGCGAGGCAACAATCGCACGCACCTGCTCAAAGTAAGAAGGCAGTGTGGGGGAGGGGTGCCGCAGCTAAGATGAAGATGCAAAAAGGAACCTAACAACAACGACACGACTCGCAATCCGTCTGTCAAATTTTAGTAGACGGAAAAATCCACCAAAccgtaagctgctacttttttgaaCCCCGCGGCTTATCGTCCCGTGCGGCGTATACGCTACCGTGGTACCTCCGGATACgaaagctttaaaaaattaGACGGCGGCCGGCGAGTGGAGTGATTTGGCCCAAAATAGAGATCTAAATgccgtgttgttaataacggcgttagaatataacggcgttactaacggcattgttttcttcagtagtgattaatccaattaattacttttctcatcttggcaacgccattacgattactgaggcgggaaaggcgtgcgttactatgtgttacgATGCTGGTTGACAGATGTGagacaagtctgaaaaagacggactcgcGAAGACGAGAGGGAAGAGCaggaggagtggggaggaggcaagagagtgtgacaccgttgcaaacgcaatgctactatgctaggtggctccaaactacgcccacatgatgcttcggtagatatcatatatatacagaactagatgcaaatgacagacacggtggcattagcaacatgtataataaagaactagatgcgttagtaaacagctgccatcttaaggctctgttgtagagaaccttgctagcgaacctaagtcactttttctgtaaaatgctcctaaatcagcaaaacttaaatctatctttaaatgatgaacccgttttaaaacttacacatgtcgaaaatggactgaagggaactaatgcaataacgggaccaattataacaactttaacagttgattcacaacattaaatgacttccacacatagcaaaggttactatctagttatcgcaaaatCAACAATACCCCAGTGTCTAGttaagggtaaagaattgggctacggtcagttgtcccaaaaaccctttaaacctgtttttttttttttttttttttccaaacaaaaaaaaacatgaaaattaccaccagttactttgcaaagtaactaattactcttacattcaggtaactaacgcaattacttttgggagaagtaatttgtcactgtaattaattacctttttaaagtaacatgaaCAAAACTGTTTGAATGTGGCCCTCCAACCAAAACCAGTTGGACACCTCTGTGTTGAagcggtctgaacagttttcctGACACGTCGAAGGATATATCTACCCGCTTTGAGGCGGAGCCCGCGACTGGACGGGGGTGCGAGGGGGCGGGGTGACTCCCGGTCTGCCCCTGTACGGAGGGGAGGGGAAGGGGGCGGGTGCCACTTAAGTGCGGTCGCACGCCGCTCAGTTTGCCGGAGCGCTGGAAAGAAGAAGGCGGCGGCGAACCCTTCAATGAGGCCCTGGCGTCCCACCCCGGTGCCGTCTCCGCCATGAGCTGCTTGGATGTCATGTACCAGGTGCTGGGAGCGCAACCGTACTTCACCTCCTACACCCcctaccaccaccaccaccaccaccaccaccagcaggTATTCAGCCGTCTTTTCCTTCTGTCAGTTTCTTCTATTGTCTTTCTTTCATGTTAACTCAAAATTCATTCTTTAAATATACACAATTCAATGAATACagctaaaaaaaatgtcattcctgaaaagataacaaatatacaaaatgaattaaaaagcaatatccaaataataataaagtaattaGGGAGGAACAAAGAAGTTCCTCCTAAATAAAAAAGGGAGAAATTTAttgatgactaaaatataaacGCAGGGTCGTCAGTCCCTCCCGGTCAAGACGGAACGGACGCCCGAGATTGGCGGCCGGTCTTCACGTTttcaattggacgtctattgtcgtcaatggcatgcaatgagttaaaccGGATGAGAAAAAGAAACGAGCGTTACTCGGGGCTGTCGCCGTATTTCTCTTTGTATtcatttgaatgtcaatgaTTTACTTTTATGAACTTTGTATATATTTCTGAATgtaattatttcaaaataattgcTACTAATTAGAAAGATTCAAAGCTTGGCACCACACAAGACTGATAGAAACGCACAGACTGGGAGGGAATAAAGTGACGAGCACCAAGTGGCGCGTATGTGACCATTTCCACTACTCTGACTCGGAGGCTGATGGCTGTTTTTGAACTTGCCCTATCAAGGGTTAAaggtcaacttttgaatagctgtcgtgACCACTCTCCGAGGGTTCTGTTTATTTTAATTAGTGTAAATCCCTTTTTTGCGCGCGCGTCGACGTTTCTCATTAGTCCATCGAATCTCCATCAAGCAACTAATGAAGTATTGAAAGGTTTTGAAAAGATTCACAAATACGGATGGCGTAATCATAACATCTGAAAGATGTTTTTTGTTGACCCAACTTGATGAGAAAAAGCAGTCGAGTGCTTAATTGACGGATTCCGTGTCGTGTATGCGATGCGTATGAAAGGAAGGACACGCACTTTGAAAGTCATTTATTTGGAAAgaggagagtttttttttttttttcacctcaaGTCAATAGATTTggtattttttaatgtatttatcattcaaattttttcccccccggtCTGTTCTGCGACCTTTTCAGTGTCACTGTTATTCATCTGGTcatatattgtttttcagaataaGCTGGCCTCCGACGCCAAAACAATGCAAGAGAGCGGGCGCCCCCCCGCCatcaaggaggaggaggaagaggacaaGGAGCCGCCCCCAGGGGCCCAGTACCTGAGCGCCCGCTGCGTCCTCTTCACTTACTTCCACGGGGACATCGGCGCCGTCGTGGACCAGCACTTCAGTCGCGCCCTCAGCCTGCAGGCCTCCTCCGTCAAGACCCCCAAAGGTACAAATGGTTAAATCGCTCCATTTCCTCGGATGCTGTTCGATCGGCGCGCCCGCAATGTTACTTTTAGTCAGGCGGAATTCTCCGCGGCTCATTCGCATACCCGTTGCGCCGATTAGCTGTCGGCGGACGAGGCGCGTCGTCCCGCGGACGCTCGTGCCGACGGATCCAATCGATCCGTCGATTTGAAAAATTGCGCGGCGATCGATGGCACCCAGCTTTGCTACTTCACGATGAAAACACTCCCACTGTGAGGTGTATTTGAGCCAGAAAAACTCCCGGTTATAAATTCCGTCATTCgaattgatggtagctttgcatgacACGCAAAAATACCAATAttcagttgttgttgatttttttcagcGGCCAAAACCATTCAAACGGCCATCGGAAATTCTTGCCGGCTCTTTTGTTTGACGCCCCAAAAATGACCGAAAAAAGCAAAACGCGACAGTTTTTGTTCACGTGAAAAATTTCAGGATGTCGAGGTGCACCAGGCTATTATTTTTCGTACGGTGCGGTTCCTCCAAAATCTGGGTTCATATATTCCAGATATCAGTCTGGGAAAGATCCAATCCAGACCGCTTTTAAAGGAGGAACTTTCCAAATATTGGATATCTGGTCACACGTCCTTTCCcgtccccaaaaaaaaaatcccctctTCTTTTAATGCGGAAATCAAGTGTCACAATGCACTTTGCAATCCGCCATAGTATTGAAGCAGACGGCGGCTTCCCGCTCACGCCTGCGGTGCCCGCCGTCGGATGGCGACCGAGCCACAGTCTGACGTATTGGTCGGCGGAGGAATGAGAACCAGGAAAAGCTTTTCGTTGACGTTCTTTCCTCTTCTTTTCATGAGGAAATCAAAATTTGCACTCTGACATTGTACTGAAGCTGATAGGGGAGGGACGGGGAAGCAACTTTCTCCTGACGGGCCGGAACATCAGCTGACTGTTGAACTTTCCAAGATGATCAATCAATCAGAAAGTATCGTTTTGCTTGCGAGGCCAACGGGTGCGCcttgtagtccaaaaatgaGTCATTTGTTGTTGTTCTATAACTAAGTTAAAAACCTtgcttgattttgtgttttcAGACGGTTGGTTCCCGATGAGCCAACGAAATTTCCCGCCGTCGTTCTGGAACGGTTCCTACGCGTCCGGCGTGCCGTCGTCGCTGGCCGGCGCGCTGTCGGCGCCCCACTCGGAACTGGCCCCCTTCGCCGCGGGGGAACCGTACGGGCCGCCGTCCTTGCACGGCCACCCCGACGCCTGGCACCCTTACTCGCTAGGCGCGCAGGGCTCGGCGTACGCGCGGCACGAGGTGTACGGCGCGGCGTTCGATCCCCGCTACGGCTCCCTGCTGGTGCCGTCCGTGCGGCCCCACCACCGGCCGGCGACGGGCGGCTCGCCCTGCGACCCGGGCGGCAAAGGGGAGTCGGCCGTCGCCTGGAGCGGGACTTTCTCCGGGGAAATCGGAGTCAACGCGGACTCGGGTGAGTTCACGCGacggacgtccgatccattttgaccgtCAAAATGGAATGGGACGCccaaactatttcgaatgagatttaaaaatgttactAAAAAGGTCCCCTTCGCCCAAAAGGATTGATTTGAAAAATTGAAATGATCGTTTGAACAGCATTTTGTTCAGATTTGAATCATTTCTAAACTTTATTGAAATCCTTTTTAATAACATCTATGaatatacaatttaaaaaatgtattagtaattactaaacttttttttttacttgcaactcatgttttaaagtattttttgaatTGCTACTTTCCCTACAAAGGCTTAACTCATGATCATTAATATTGAAAGTAATTTAAGATCgtcatttcaaaattctgaactaACAAAAATGGTCACATAAATGTAGCTCTTCTGTCAGAAAGGCCTTTTGTCGCTCATCCGGAAAAATGAAAGCAAGCCGcccgaccagtgttgtttttgtcaattgtgacgataacgaaaatatttggtcaacaaacacttttttcatgagaatgatgagacgataacaagctgaagacgtgttttgggagatgaAAACGCCAGTCTTTGTCTGACaagacaaacaaaatgaaaatgcgcaatagtttccgtcacgtgttcacaatgcgtgttaGCCCGCATCGTCGCAGTGTCCGGTTGTGTGACAGTGTCGTCTCCGGTCACTccagcttgcacacacggtaagatttgttttcctaTCTTGGATAGagagaatatacaatgttgcttCAGCCTTCAAAGCTGAGTGATTCTCAcaaactaaatgtaactcgtggcATTCGCGAGAgtataaccccttcagacctgagcGTGCTGATGAAGGACATGACGCATTCGAAtccctaaatcaataaatacactgaatttagttgccaTTGGCACTTGTGGGAGACGATTGGACGgaactttacccatcgaaatcaaatcgCGAGGTTCAGCACGCCCTCTTTGCGATTTTTGACTCTTTAAAAATGGCTGAGacaaaacgcaacttcaaaaaggcaaacgg carries:
- the vgll2a gene encoding transcription cofactor vestigial-like protein 2a, which gives rise to MSCLDVMYQVLGAQPYFTSYTPYHHHHHHHHQQLASDAKTMQESGRPPAIKEEEEEDKEPPPGAQYLSARCVLFTYFHGDIGAVVDQHFSRALSLQASSVKTPKDGWFPMSQRNFPPSFWNGSYASGVPSSLAGALSAPHSELAPFAAGEPYGPPSLHGHPDAWHPYSLGAQGSAYARHEVYGAAFDPRYGSLLVPSVRPHHRPATGGSPCDPGGKGESAVAWSGTFSGEIGVNADSGMPTQDKSKDLYWF